One genomic window of Solanum stenotomum isolate F172 chromosome 9, ASM1918654v1, whole genome shotgun sequence includes the following:
- the LOC125877348 gene encoding uncharacterized protein LOC125877348: MVQEFMDRFKFNTEAIPDRFYLMKLEKKSTESFREYAMRWRADATKVQPPMAESEMTSLFIQSQKDATYYEKTISVVGQKFFEVVRMGEFIEEGIKTGRIINLAALQATSKAIQSDSIGGALKKRKDGVSAVMTIQELYTTQPTYCPPRAPAYPNPSRYQPAYPAQSHYQPQNRPSNAPRPRPNFERRPAKTYTPLAEPLAQLYERLRTAGVLQPIKGQILNPLPGWYDETKHCAYHSGAAGHDTESCLTLKDKIEALIKEGIIQLKGVAPNVNNNPLPNHGNVNMITIDEDCNLEGTIVPVKIENNVETSALISPVITVQARAPIEVEVFHPKPRIMALVAQSSPFDTKAVPWDYSIDARDKGKGKIIVEAATAGMTRSGRCYTPEEVVREGPNKENNQKRVVTEAKVEDFWRKMPTKEYSVVEQLKKTPTQISLMALLMNSATHRNALVKVLSEAYVPAKTTSENFSAMVGQVLKANKVTFHEDELLPEGLGHNKALNITVRCKDKFISRVLIDNGSAVNICPFTTLRALGIDIGKIRESHVRVRGFDGTQRGVIGDIDLPLQIGPVEFIVEFQVLDISASYNLLLGRPWIHMAGVVPSTLHQTLKFVWNHQEIVVHGEGNNSIYPENSVPVIESMEELDGFVFHIREIMCATQVGKANLPRVLMMVAWEMLKNGFIPGQGLGAKLDGIVEPIQLPGQKYTFGLGYEPTSEEISSANLKRKSDIPLPQPIMPLNQSFSKAFVAQGLEEAIEDNLTEGLKNLFIEEAECNMILEECTKAPTIWDAMPRDAFNNWTCNPSPILRESCKQTNKSVNAKNVTCNETSEQTPNNEQTFAEYEEDVPPPGELTKEFEHLRIKKSQIWMKLRR, translated from the exons ATGGTGCAAGAATTCATGGATAGGTTTAAGTTTAACACTGAGGCAATTCCGGACAGGTTCTACTTGATGAAGTTGGAAAAGAAGTCAACAGAATCATTCAGAGAGTATGCAATGCGGTGGAGAGCAGATGCCACAAAAGTTCAACCTCCAATGGCAGAAAGTGAGATGACCTCTCTTTTTATACAATCCCAAAAAGATGCAACGTACTATGAAAAGACGATAAGTGTTGTAGGGCAAAAGTTCTTTGAGGTTGTCAGAATGGGAGAATTTATTGAAGAAGGTATTAAAACTGGGAGAATCATTAATTTGGCAGCCCTGCAGGCGACAAGTAAGGCAATTCAATCGGATTCAATCGGAGGAGCCCTTAAGAAGAGGAAGGACGGTGTGTCTGCTGTCATGACCATCCAGGAAC TTTACACCACCCAACCAACATATTGTCCACCTAGAGCACCTGCCTATCCAAATCCATCACGATACCAACCCGCATATCCAGCCCAATCCCACTACCAACCACAAAACCGTCCATCAAATGCACCCAGACCCCgcccaaactttgaaagaagaCCAGCCAAAACTTATACACCTTTAGCCGAACCTTTAGCCCAACTATATGAACGGTTGAGAACTGCAGGAGTACTCCAACCAATCAAAGGACAAATTCTCAATCCCCTTCCTGGATGGTATGACGAGACCAAGCATTGTGCATATCACTCTGGAGCTGCTGGACATGACACTGAGAGTTGCCTCACTCTCAAAGACAAGATTGAGGCATTGATCAAAGAAGGAATCATTCAACTCAAAGGTGTTGCCCCCAATGTAAACAACAACCCACTTCCAAATCATGGCAATGTTAACATGATCACCATTGATGAAGATTGCAACTTGGAAGGGACCATAGTACCAGTCAAGATAGAGAATAATGTCGAGACATCGGCCTTGATTTCTCCTGTAATCACAGTCCAAGCACGAGCACCAATTGAAGTGGAAGTTTTTCATCCCAAGCCTAGGATCATGGCCCTTGTCGCTCAATCATCCCCTTTTGACACTAAAGCAGTTCCTTGGGATTACTCGATTGATGCAAGGGacaaaggaaaaggaaagataATTGTAGAAGCCGCTACTGCAGGAATGACAAGATCCGGGCGTTGTTATACCCCTGAAGAAGTTGTACGAGAAGGACCAAACAAGgaaaacaaccaaaaaagggTTGTGACAGAGGCTAAAGTGGAAGATTTCTGGAGGAAGATGCCAACTAAGGAATATTCAGTTGTTGAACAACTGAAGAAAACTCCTACTCAAATTTCCTTAATGGCCTTACTGATGAATTCTGCAACTCATAGGAACGCTTTGGTGAAGGTTTTAAGTGAAGCATATGTTCCAGCTAAGACCACCAGTGAGAACTTTTCTGCTATGGTAGGACAAGTTTTAAAAGCTAACAAAGTCACTTTTCATGAAGATGAGTTGTTGCCTGAAGGTTTGGGACATAACAAAGCGTTGAACATTACTGTCAGATGCAAGGATAAGTTTATTTCAAGAGTTCTGATTGATAATGGTTCAGCTGTTAACATATGCCCTTTCACTACTCTTCGAGCTTTGGGAATCGACATTGGAAAGATTCGTGAAAGTCATGTAAGGGTTAGAGGCTTTGACGGGACACAAAGGGGAGTCATTGGAGATATCGATTTGCCATTGCAAATTGGACCTGTGGAGTTCATTGTGGAATTCCAAGTGTTGGATATATCTGCTAGTTATAATTTATTACTTGGAAGGCCATGGATTCATATGGCTGGTGTGGTTCCTTCCACTTTGCACCAGACCTTGAAATTTGTTTGGAACCATCAGGAAATTGTTGTTCATGGAGAAGGTAACAACTCAATATATCCTGAGAATTCAGTCCCTGTTATTGAAAGTATGGAAGAGTTGGATGGGTTTGTATTCCATATTAGGGAAATTATGTGTGCTACTCAAGTTGGAAAGGCAAATTTGCCACGTGTGCTTATGATGGTGGCTTGGGAAATGTTGAAGAATGGTTTTATCCCGGGTCAAGGTCTTGGAGCGAAATTGGATGGAATAGTGGAACCAATTCAATTGCCTGGTCAGAAATACACCTTTGGTCTTGGATACGAGCCTACTTCTGAAGAAATCTCATCGGCTAATCTCAAAAGGAAAAGTGACATTCCCTTACCACAACCTATCATGCCCTTGAATCAGTCATTTTCCAAGGCGTTTGTTGCACAAGGATTAGAGGAAGCTATTGAAGATAACCTCACAGAAGGACTCAAAAACTTGTTCATTGAAGAAGCTGAATGCAATATGATTTTGGAGGAATGCACCAAGGCCCCGACCATATGGGATGCTATGCCTAGAGATGCTTTCAACAATTGGACTTGTAACCCGTCCCCGATTCTCCGGGAATCTTG CAAGCAAACTAATAAATCTGTCAATGCCAAGAATGTGACATGTAATGAAACAAGCGAACAAACCCCGAACAATGAACAAACTTTTGCAGAATATGAAGAAGATGTGCCGCCGCCTGGAGAGTTGACCAAGGAGTTTGAACATTTGAGAATAAAGAAAAGCCAAATTTGGATGAAACTGAGACGATAA